In Spinacia oleracea cultivar Varoflay chromosome 5, BTI_SOV_V1, whole genome shotgun sequence, a single window of DNA contains:
- the LOC110800070 gene encoding shaggy-related protein kinase eta produces MADDKELPSTVVDGNGAVTGHIISTTIGGKNGEPKQTISYMAERVVGTGSFGIVFQAKCLETGETVAIKKVLQDRRYKNRELQLMRVLDHPNVISLKHCFFSTTSKDELFLNLVMEYVPETMYRVLKHYSSANQRMPLIYIKLYTYQIFRGLAYLHNVPGVCHRDLKPQNVLVDPLTHQVKICDFGSAKVLVKGEANISYICSRFYRAPELIFGATEYSSSIDIWSAGCVLAELLLGQPLFPGENAVDQLVEIIKVLGTPTREEIRCMNPNYSDFRFPQIKATPWHKVFHKRMPPEAIDLTSRLLQYSPSLRCTALEACAHPFFDELREPNARLPNGRPLPPLFNFKQELSGASGASSDLINKLIPEHVRRQYSHNLMHPTGT; encoded by the exons GAGCTACCTTCTACGGTAGTAGACGGCAATGGTGCTGTTACTGGACACATAATTTCGACTACAATTGGGGGTAAAAATGGAGAACCTAAACAG ACAATCAGTTACATGGCAGAAAGAGTTGTAGGCACTGGGTCTTTTGGAATTGTATTTCAG GCAAAGTGTTTGGAAACCGGAGAGACTGTAGCAATTAAGAAGGTGTTGCAAGATAGAAGGTATAAGAACCGTGAGTTGCAGTTGATGCGAGTGTTAGACCATCCCAATGTTATTTCTCTCAAGCACTGTTTCTTCTCAACCACGAGTAAAGATGAGCTTTTCCTCAACTTGGTGATGGAGTATGTTCCTGAGACCATGTATCGGGTTTTGAAGCACTACAGTAGTGCTAATCAAAGAATGCCACTCATCTATATAAAATTGTACACGTATCAG ATCTTTAGAGGCTTGGCTTATCTGCACAATGTTCCGGGAGTTTGCCATCGGGATTTAAAGCCTCAAAATGTTTTG GTCGATCCCCTCACTCACCAAGTGAAAATTTGCGATTTTGGAAGCGCCAAAGTTCTT GTCAAGGGTGAAGCCAATATCTCCTACATTTGCTCTCGGTTCTACCGAGCTCCTGAGCTTATCTTTGGCGCCACTGAATATTCATCTTCTATAGATATATGGTCTGCTGGTTGTGTTCTCGCAGAACTTCTGCTGGGCCAG CCATTGTTTCCTGGGGAAAATGCTGTTGATCAGCTTGTTGAGATAATCAAG GTTCTTGGTACACCAACACGGGAAGAAATTCGATGCATGAATCCGAATTACTCTGATTTTAGGTTTCCCCAGATAAAAGCAACTCCCTGGCACAAG GTTTTCCACAAACGCATGCCTCCGGAAGCCATTGATCTGACTTCAAGGCTACTTCAGTACTCACCTAGTTTACGCTGCACTGCT TTGGAAGCATGTGCACATCCTTTCTTTGATGAACTTCGGGAACCGAATGCTCGCCTACCTAATGGTCGCCCATTGCCTCCTCTCTTCAATTTTAAACAGGAA CTGTCTGGAGCATCTGGAGCTTCCTCAGATCTAATTAACAAGTTGATTCCAGAGCACGTGAGGAGACAATATAGTCATAATTTGATGCATCCAACAGGGACATAA